Proteins from a genomic interval of Chionomys nivalis chromosome 7, mChiNiv1.1, whole genome shotgun sequence:
- the Hdac5 gene encoding histone deacetylase 5 isoform X5 — MNSPNKSDGMSGREPSLEILPRTPLHSIPVAVEVKPVLPGAMPSSMGGGGGGSPSPVELRGTLAGPMDPALREQQLQQELLVLKQQQQLQKQLLFAEFQKQHDHLTRQHEVQLQKHLKQQQEMLAAKRQQELEQQRQREQQRQEELEKQRLEQQLLILRNKEKSKESAIASTEVKLRLQEFLLSKSKEPAPGSLNHSLPQHPKCWGAHHASLDQSSPPQSGPPGTPPSYKLPLLGPYDSRDDFPLRKTASEPNLKVRSRLKQKVAERRSSPLLRRKDGTVISTFKKRAVEIAGTGPGVSSVCNSAPGSGPSSPNSSHSTIAENGFTGSVPNIPTEMLPQHRALPLDSSPNQFSLYTSPSLPNISLGLQATVTVTNSHLTASPKLSTQQEAERQALQSLRQGGTLTGKFMSTSSIPGCLLGVTLEGDTSPHGHASLLQHVLLLEQARQQSTLIAVPLHGQSPLVTGERVASSMRTVGKLPRHRPLSRTQSSPLPQSPQALQQLVMQQQHQQFLEKQKQQQMQLGKILTKTGELPRQPTTHPEETEEELTEQQEALLGEGALTMPREGSTESESTQEDLEEEEDEEEEDEDCIQVKDEEDESGPDEGPDLEESNAGYKKLFTDAQQLQPLQVYQAPLSLATVPHQALGRTQSSPAAPGSMKSPPDQPTKHPFTTGVVYDTFMLKHQCTCGNTHVHPEHAGRIQSIWSRLQETGLLSKCERIRGRKATLDEIQTVHSEYHTLLYGTSPLNRQKLDSKKLLGPISQKMYAMLPCGGIGVDSDTVWNEMHSSSAVRMAVGCLVELAFKVAAGELKNGFAIIRPPGHHAEESTAMGFCFFNSVAITAKLLQQKLNVGKVLIVDWDIHHGNGTQQAFYDDPSVLYISLHRYDNGNFFPGSGAPEEVGGGPGVGYNVNVAWTGGVDPPIGDVEYLTAFRTVVMPIAHEFSPDVVLVSAGFDAVEGHLSPLGGYSVTARCFGHLTRQLMTLAGGRVVLALEGGHDLTAICDASEACVSALLSVELQPLDEAVLQQKPSVNAVATLEKVIEIQSKHWSCVQRFATGLGCSLREAQTGETEEAETVSAMALLSVGAEQAQAVATQEHSPRPAEEPMEQEPTL, encoded by the exons ATGAACTCTCCCAACAAGTCGG ATGGCATGTCAGGCCGGGAACCATCCTTGGAAATCCTGCCACGGACTCCGCTGCACAGCATCCCTGTGGCAG TGGAGGTGAAGccggtgctgccaggagccatGCCCAGCTCCAtggggggtggaggtggaggtagcCCTAGCCCTGTGGAGCTTCGGGGGACTCTGGCAGGCCCCATGGACCCTGCGCTACGGGAGCAGCAACTGCAGCAGGAGCTCCTGGTGctcaagcagcagcagcagcttcagaAGCAGCTCTTGTTCGCCGAGTTTCAGAAGCAGCATGACCACCTGACGAGGCAGCATGAAGTCCAGCTGCAAAAGCATCTCAAG cagcagcaggagatgCTGGCAGCTAAGAGGCAGCAAGAGCTGGAGCAGCAGCGGCAGCGGGAGCAGCAGCGgcaagaggagctggagaaacagcggctggagcagcagctgcttATCCTACGCAACAAGGAGAAGAGCAAAGAGA GTGCCATTGCCAGCACCGAGGTCAAGCTGAGGCTCCAGGAGTTCCTCTTGTCGAAGTCAAAGGAGCCCGCGCCAGGCAGCCTCAACCATTCCCTCCCACAGCACCCCAAATGCTG gggaGCCCACCATGCTTCTTTGGACCAGAGTTCCCCTCCCCAGAGCGGCCCTCCTGGGACGCCTCCCTCCTACAAACTGCCTTTGCTTGGGCCCTATGACAGCCGTGATGACTTCCCCCTCCGCAAAACAG CCTCCGAACCCAACTTAAAAGTACGTTCGAGGCTAAAACAGAAGGTGGCAGAGAGGAGAAGCAGTCCCCTCCTGCGTCGGAAGGACGGCACTGTTATTAGTACTTTTAAGAAGAGAGCGGTTGAGATCGCAGGCACGGGGCCTGGGG TGTCGTCCGTGTGTAACAGTGCGCCCGGCTCTGGCCCCAGCTCCCCCAACAGTTCCCACAGCACCATCGCTGAGAACGGCTTTACTGGCTCAGTCCCCAACATCCCCACTGAG ATGCTCCCCCAGCACCGGGCCCTCCCTCTGGACAGCTCCCCAAACCAGTTCAGCCTCTACACGTCTCCTTCTCTGCCCAACATCTCCCTAGGGCTGCAGGCCACAGTCACCGTCACCAACTCGCACCTCACC GCCTCCCCGAAGCTGTCGACACAGCAGGAGGCTGAGAGGCAGGCCCTTCAGTCCCTGCGGCAGGGTGGCACGCTGACTGGCAAGTTCATGAGCACATCGTCCATCCCTGGCTGCCTGCTGGGCGTGACATTGGAGGGCGACACAAGCCCTCACGGGCATGCTTCCCTGCTGCAGCACGTTCTGCTGCTGGAACAGGCCCGGCAGCAGAGCACGCTTATAGCTG TGCCACTCCATGGGCAGTCCCCATTGGTGACGGGTGAGCGCGTGGCCAGCAGCATGAGGACAGTGGGCAAGCTCCCGAGGCACCGACCTCTGAGCCGCACTCAGTCCTCTCCACTGCCGCAGAGTCCCCAGGCCCTGCAGCAGCTGGTTatgcagcagcagcaccagcagttcctagagaagcagaagcagcagcagatgcAGCTGGGCAAG ATCCTTACCAAGACGGGGGAGCTGCCAAGGCAGCCCACCACCCACCccgaggagacagaggaggagctgACAGAGCAGCAAGAGGccttgctgggggagggggcccTGACCATGCCCCGGGAAGGCTCCACAGAGAGCGAGAGCACCCAGGAAGAcctagaagaggaggaggatgaagaggaggaagacgaAGACTGCATTCAGGTCAAGGATGAGGAAGACGAGAGTGGTCCTGATGAGGGCCCCGACTTAGAGGAGTCCAATGCTGGTTACAAAAAG TTGTTCACAGATGCCCAGCAGCTACAGCCCCTGCAGGTGTACCAGGCACCCCTCAGCCTGGCCACTGTGCCTCATCAGGCCCTGGGCCGCACCCAGTCCTCACCTGCTGCTCCTGGGAGCATGAAGAGCCCCCCAGACCAGCCCACTAAGCACCCCTTCACCACAG GTGTGGTCTATGACACGTTCATGCTGAAGCACCAGTGCACGTGCgggaacacacatgtacacccggAGCACGCCGGCCGCATCCAGAGCATCTGGTCCCGGCTGCAGGAAACTGGCCTGCTCAGCAAGTGTGAG CGGATCCGGGGTCGTAAAGCCACGCTGGATGAAATCCAGACAGTGCATTCTGAGTACCACACCCTGCTCTATGGGACCAGCCCCCTCAACCGGCAGAAGCTGGACAGCAAGAAACTGCTTG GCCCCATCAGCCAGAAGATGTACGCCATGCTGCCTTGTGGGGGCATTGGG GTGGACAGCGACACTGTGTGGAATGAGATGCACTCCTCCAGCGCTGTGCGAATGGCAGTGGGCTGCCTGGTAGAGCTGGCCTTCAAGGTGGCTGCAGGAGAGCTCAAG AATGGATTTGCCATCATCCGGCCCCCAGGACATCATGCTGAGGAGTCCACAGCCAT GGGATTCTGCTTCTTCAACTCCGTAGCCATCACAGCTAAACTCCTGCAACAGAAGCTGAATGTGGGCAAGGTGCTCATCGTGGACTGG GACATTCACCATGGCAACGGCACCCAGCAAGCATTCTACGATGACCCCTCTGTGCTCTACATCTCGCTGCATCGCTATGACAATGGGAACTTCTTCCCGGGCTCTGGGGCTCCTGAGGAG GTTGGTGGAGGGCCAGGCGTGGGGTACAATGTTAATGTGGCATGGACAGGAGGTGTGGATCCCCCCATTGGAGATGTGGAATACCTGACAGCCTTCAG GACAGTGGTGATGCCCATTGCCCACGAGTTCTCACCTGACGTCGTCCTAGTCTCCGCTGGGTTTGATGCTGTTGAAGGACATCTGTCTCCACTGGGTGGCTATTCTGTCACCGCCAGAT GTTTTGGCCACTTGACCAGGCAGCTCATGACACTGGCAGGGGGCCGGGTGGTGCTGGCCCTGGAGGGAGGCCACGACTTGACCGCCATCTGTGATGCCTCTGAGGCCTGTGTCTCGGCTCTGCTCAGCGTGGAG CTGCAGCCCTTGGATGAAGCAGTCTTGCAGCAGAAACCCAGCGTCAATGCAGTTGCCACACTAGAGAAAGTCATCGAGATCCAGA GCAAACACTGGAGCTGTGTACAGAGGTTCGCCACTGGTCTGGGTTGCTCTCTGCGGGAGGCTCAGACAGGTGAGACGGAGGAGGCCGAGACTGTGAGCGCAATGGCCCTGCTTTCCGTGGGGGCTGAGCAGGCCCAAGCTGTTGCCACTCAAGAGCATAGCCCCAG GCCAGCAGAGGAGCCCATGGAGCAGGAGCCTACCCTGTGA
- the Hdac5 gene encoding histone deacetylase 5 isoform X4 produces the protein MNSPNKSADGMSGREPSLEILPRTPLHSIPVAVEVKPVLPGAMPSSMGGGGGGSPSPVELRGTLAGPMDPALREQQLQQELLVLKQQQQLQKQLLFAEFQKQHDHLTRQHEVQLQKHLKQQQEMLAAKRQQELEQQRQREQQRQEELEKQRLEQQLLILRNKEKSKESAIASTEVKLRLQEFLLSKSKEPAPGSLNHSLPQHPKCWGAHHASLDQSSPPQSGPPGTPPSYKLPLLGPYDSRDDFPLRKTASEPNLKVRSRLKQKVAERRSSPLLRRKDGTVISTFKKRAVEIAGTGPGVSSVCNSAPGSGPSSPNSSHSTIAENGFTGSVPNIPTEMLPQHRALPLDSSPNQFSLYTSPSLPNISLGLQATVTVTNSHLTASPKLSTQQEAERQALQSLRQGGTLTGKFMSTSSIPGCLLGVTLEGDTSPHGHASLLQHVLLLEQARQQSTLIAVPLHGQSPLVTGERVASSMRTVGKLPRHRPLSRTQSSPLPQSPQALQQLVMQQQHQQFLEKQKQQQMQLGKILTKTGELPRQPTTHPEETEEELTEQQEALLGEGALTMPREGSTESESTQEDLEEEEDEEEEDEDCIQVKDEEDESGPDEGPDLEESNAGYKKLFTDAQQLQPLQVYQAPLSLATVPHQALGRTQSSPAAPGSMKSPPDQPTKHPFTTGVVYDTFMLKHQCTCGNTHVHPEHAGRIQSIWSRLQETGLLSKCERIRGRKATLDEIQTVHSEYHTLLYGTSPLNRQKLDSKKLLGPISQKMYAMLPCGGIGVDSDTVWNEMHSSSAVRMAVGCLVELAFKVAAGELKNGFAIIRPPGHHAEESTAMGFCFFNSVAITAKLLQQKLNVGKVLIVDWDIHHGNGTQQAFYDDPSVLYISLHRYDNGNFFPGSGAPEEVGGGPGVGYNVNVAWTGGVDPPIGDVEYLTAFRTVVMPIAHEFSPDVVLVSAGFDAVEGHLSPLGGYSVTARCFGHLTRQLMTLAGGRVVLALEGGHDLTAICDASEACVSALLSVELQPLDEAVLQQKPSVNAVATLEKVIEIQSKHWSCVQRFATGLGCSLREAQTGETEEAETVSAMALLSVGAEQAQAVATQEHSPRPAEEPMEQEPTL, from the exons ATGAACTCTCCCAACAAGTCGG CAGATGGCATGTCAGGCCGGGAACCATCCTTGGAAATCCTGCCACGGACTCCGCTGCACAGCATCCCTGTGGCAG TGGAGGTGAAGccggtgctgccaggagccatGCCCAGCTCCAtggggggtggaggtggaggtagcCCTAGCCCTGTGGAGCTTCGGGGGACTCTGGCAGGCCCCATGGACCCTGCGCTACGGGAGCAGCAACTGCAGCAGGAGCTCCTGGTGctcaagcagcagcagcagcttcagaAGCAGCTCTTGTTCGCCGAGTTTCAGAAGCAGCATGACCACCTGACGAGGCAGCATGAAGTCCAGCTGCAAAAGCATCTCAAG cagcagcaggagatgCTGGCAGCTAAGAGGCAGCAAGAGCTGGAGCAGCAGCGGCAGCGGGAGCAGCAGCGgcaagaggagctggagaaacagcggctggagcagcagctgcttATCCTACGCAACAAGGAGAAGAGCAAAGAGA GTGCCATTGCCAGCACCGAGGTCAAGCTGAGGCTCCAGGAGTTCCTCTTGTCGAAGTCAAAGGAGCCCGCGCCAGGCAGCCTCAACCATTCCCTCCCACAGCACCCCAAATGCTG gggaGCCCACCATGCTTCTTTGGACCAGAGTTCCCCTCCCCAGAGCGGCCCTCCTGGGACGCCTCCCTCCTACAAACTGCCTTTGCTTGGGCCCTATGACAGCCGTGATGACTTCCCCCTCCGCAAAACAG CCTCCGAACCCAACTTAAAAGTACGTTCGAGGCTAAAACAGAAGGTGGCAGAGAGGAGAAGCAGTCCCCTCCTGCGTCGGAAGGACGGCACTGTTATTAGTACTTTTAAGAAGAGAGCGGTTGAGATCGCAGGCACGGGGCCTGGGG TGTCGTCCGTGTGTAACAGTGCGCCCGGCTCTGGCCCCAGCTCCCCCAACAGTTCCCACAGCACCATCGCTGAGAACGGCTTTACTGGCTCAGTCCCCAACATCCCCACTGAG ATGCTCCCCCAGCACCGGGCCCTCCCTCTGGACAGCTCCCCAAACCAGTTCAGCCTCTACACGTCTCCTTCTCTGCCCAACATCTCCCTAGGGCTGCAGGCCACAGTCACCGTCACCAACTCGCACCTCACC GCCTCCCCGAAGCTGTCGACACAGCAGGAGGCTGAGAGGCAGGCCCTTCAGTCCCTGCGGCAGGGTGGCACGCTGACTGGCAAGTTCATGAGCACATCGTCCATCCCTGGCTGCCTGCTGGGCGTGACATTGGAGGGCGACACAAGCCCTCACGGGCATGCTTCCCTGCTGCAGCACGTTCTGCTGCTGGAACAGGCCCGGCAGCAGAGCACGCTTATAGCTG TGCCACTCCATGGGCAGTCCCCATTGGTGACGGGTGAGCGCGTGGCCAGCAGCATGAGGACAGTGGGCAAGCTCCCGAGGCACCGACCTCTGAGCCGCACTCAGTCCTCTCCACTGCCGCAGAGTCCCCAGGCCCTGCAGCAGCTGGTTatgcagcagcagcaccagcagttcctagagaagcagaagcagcagcagatgcAGCTGGGCAAG ATCCTTACCAAGACGGGGGAGCTGCCAAGGCAGCCCACCACCCACCccgaggagacagaggaggagctgACAGAGCAGCAAGAGGccttgctgggggagggggcccTGACCATGCCCCGGGAAGGCTCCACAGAGAGCGAGAGCACCCAGGAAGAcctagaagaggaggaggatgaagaggaggaagacgaAGACTGCATTCAGGTCAAGGATGAGGAAGACGAGAGTGGTCCTGATGAGGGCCCCGACTTAGAGGAGTCCAATGCTGGTTACAAAAAG TTGTTCACAGATGCCCAGCAGCTACAGCCCCTGCAGGTGTACCAGGCACCCCTCAGCCTGGCCACTGTGCCTCATCAGGCCCTGGGCCGCACCCAGTCCTCACCTGCTGCTCCTGGGAGCATGAAGAGCCCCCCAGACCAGCCCACTAAGCACCCCTTCACCACAG GTGTGGTCTATGACACGTTCATGCTGAAGCACCAGTGCACGTGCgggaacacacatgtacacccggAGCACGCCGGCCGCATCCAGAGCATCTGGTCCCGGCTGCAGGAAACTGGCCTGCTCAGCAAGTGTGAG CGGATCCGGGGTCGTAAAGCCACGCTGGATGAAATCCAGACAGTGCATTCTGAGTACCACACCCTGCTCTATGGGACCAGCCCCCTCAACCGGCAGAAGCTGGACAGCAAGAAACTGCTTG GCCCCATCAGCCAGAAGATGTACGCCATGCTGCCTTGTGGGGGCATTGGG GTGGACAGCGACACTGTGTGGAATGAGATGCACTCCTCCAGCGCTGTGCGAATGGCAGTGGGCTGCCTGGTAGAGCTGGCCTTCAAGGTGGCTGCAGGAGAGCTCAAG AATGGATTTGCCATCATCCGGCCCCCAGGACATCATGCTGAGGAGTCCACAGCCAT GGGATTCTGCTTCTTCAACTCCGTAGCCATCACAGCTAAACTCCTGCAACAGAAGCTGAATGTGGGCAAGGTGCTCATCGTGGACTGG GACATTCACCATGGCAACGGCACCCAGCAAGCATTCTACGATGACCCCTCTGTGCTCTACATCTCGCTGCATCGCTATGACAATGGGAACTTCTTCCCGGGCTCTGGGGCTCCTGAGGAG GTTGGTGGAGGGCCAGGCGTGGGGTACAATGTTAATGTGGCATGGACAGGAGGTGTGGATCCCCCCATTGGAGATGTGGAATACCTGACAGCCTTCAG GACAGTGGTGATGCCCATTGCCCACGAGTTCTCACCTGACGTCGTCCTAGTCTCCGCTGGGTTTGATGCTGTTGAAGGACATCTGTCTCCACTGGGTGGCTATTCTGTCACCGCCAGAT GTTTTGGCCACTTGACCAGGCAGCTCATGACACTGGCAGGGGGCCGGGTGGTGCTGGCCCTGGAGGGAGGCCACGACTTGACCGCCATCTGTGATGCCTCTGAGGCCTGTGTCTCGGCTCTGCTCAGCGTGGAG CTGCAGCCCTTGGATGAAGCAGTCTTGCAGCAGAAACCCAGCGTCAATGCAGTTGCCACACTAGAGAAAGTCATCGAGATCCAGA GCAAACACTGGAGCTGTGTACAGAGGTTCGCCACTGGTCTGGGTTGCTCTCTGCGGGAGGCTCAGACAGGTGAGACGGAGGAGGCCGAGACTGTGAGCGCAATGGCCCTGCTTTCCGTGGGGGCTGAGCAGGCCCAAGCTGTTGCCACTCAAGAGCATAGCCCCAG GCCAGCAGAGGAGCCCATGGAGCAGGAGCCTACCCTGTGA
- the Hdac5 gene encoding histone deacetylase 5 isoform X7, with protein MPSSMGGGGGGSPSPVELRGTLAGPMDPALREQQLQQELLVLKQQQQLQKQLLFAEFQKQHDHLTRQHEVQLQKHLKQQQEMLAAKRQQELEQQRQREQQRQEELEKQRLEQQLLILRNKEKSKESAIASTEVKLRLQEFLLSKSKEPAPGSLNHSLPQHPKCWGAHHASLDQSSPPQSGPPGTPPSYKLPLLGPYDSRDDFPLRKTASEPNLKVRSRLKQKVAERRSSPLLRRKDGTVISTFKKRAVEIAGTGPGVSSVCNSAPGSGPSSPNSSHSTIAENGFTGSVPNIPTEMLPQHRALPLDSSPNQFSLYTSPSLPNISLGLQATVTVTNSHLTASPKLSTQQEAERQALQSLRQGGTLTGKFMSTSSIPGCLLGVTLEGDTSPHGHASLLQHVLLLEQARQQSTLIAVPLHGQSPLVTGERVASSMRTVGKLPRHRPLSRTQSSPLPQSPQALQQLVMQQQHQQFLEKQKQQQMQLGKILTKTGELPRQPTTHPEETEEELTEQQEALLGEGALTMPREGSTESESTQEDLEEEEDEEEEDEDCIQVKDEEDESGPDEGPDLEESNAGYKKLFTDAQQLQPLQVYQAPLSLATVPHQALGRTQSSPAAPGSMKSPPDQPTKHPFTTGVVYDTFMLKHQCTCGNTHVHPEHAGRIQSIWSRLQETGLLSKCERIRGRKATLDEIQTVHSEYHTLLYGTSPLNRQKLDSKKLLGPISQKMYAMLPCGGIGVDSDTVWNEMHSSSAVRMAVGCLVELAFKVAAGELKNGFAIIRPPGHHAEESTAMGFCFFNSVAITAKLLQQKLNVGKVLIVDWDIHHGNGTQQAFYDDPSVLYISLHRYDNGNFFPGSGAPEEVGGGPGVGYNVNVAWTGGVDPPIGDVEYLTAFRTVVMPIAHEFSPDVVLVSAGFDAVEGHLSPLGGYSVTARCFGHLTRQLMTLAGGRVVLALEGGHDLTAICDASEACVSALLSVELQPLDEAVLQQKPSVNAVATLEKVIEIQSKHWSCVQRFATGLGCSLREAQTGETEEAETVSAMALLSVGAEQAQAVATQEHSPRPAEEPMEQEPTL; from the exons atGCCCAGCTCCAtggggggtggaggtggaggtagcCCTAGCCCTGTGGAGCTTCGGGGGACTCTGGCAGGCCCCATGGACCCTGCGCTACGGGAGCAGCAACTGCAGCAGGAGCTCCTGGTGctcaagcagcagcagcagcttcagaAGCAGCTCTTGTTCGCCGAGTTTCAGAAGCAGCATGACCACCTGACGAGGCAGCATGAAGTCCAGCTGCAAAAGCATCTCAAG cagcagcaggagatgCTGGCAGCTAAGAGGCAGCAAGAGCTGGAGCAGCAGCGGCAGCGGGAGCAGCAGCGgcaagaggagctggagaaacagcggctggagcagcagctgcttATCCTACGCAACAAGGAGAAGAGCAAAGAGA GTGCCATTGCCAGCACCGAGGTCAAGCTGAGGCTCCAGGAGTTCCTCTTGTCGAAGTCAAAGGAGCCCGCGCCAGGCAGCCTCAACCATTCCCTCCCACAGCACCCCAAATGCTG gggaGCCCACCATGCTTCTTTGGACCAGAGTTCCCCTCCCCAGAGCGGCCCTCCTGGGACGCCTCCCTCCTACAAACTGCCTTTGCTTGGGCCCTATGACAGCCGTGATGACTTCCCCCTCCGCAAAACAG CCTCCGAACCCAACTTAAAAGTACGTTCGAGGCTAAAACAGAAGGTGGCAGAGAGGAGAAGCAGTCCCCTCCTGCGTCGGAAGGACGGCACTGTTATTAGTACTTTTAAGAAGAGAGCGGTTGAGATCGCAGGCACGGGGCCTGGGG TGTCGTCCGTGTGTAACAGTGCGCCCGGCTCTGGCCCCAGCTCCCCCAACAGTTCCCACAGCACCATCGCTGAGAACGGCTTTACTGGCTCAGTCCCCAACATCCCCACTGAG ATGCTCCCCCAGCACCGGGCCCTCCCTCTGGACAGCTCCCCAAACCAGTTCAGCCTCTACACGTCTCCTTCTCTGCCCAACATCTCCCTAGGGCTGCAGGCCACAGTCACCGTCACCAACTCGCACCTCACC GCCTCCCCGAAGCTGTCGACACAGCAGGAGGCTGAGAGGCAGGCCCTTCAGTCCCTGCGGCAGGGTGGCACGCTGACTGGCAAGTTCATGAGCACATCGTCCATCCCTGGCTGCCTGCTGGGCGTGACATTGGAGGGCGACACAAGCCCTCACGGGCATGCTTCCCTGCTGCAGCACGTTCTGCTGCTGGAACAGGCCCGGCAGCAGAGCACGCTTATAGCTG TGCCACTCCATGGGCAGTCCCCATTGGTGACGGGTGAGCGCGTGGCCAGCAGCATGAGGACAGTGGGCAAGCTCCCGAGGCACCGACCTCTGAGCCGCACTCAGTCCTCTCCACTGCCGCAGAGTCCCCAGGCCCTGCAGCAGCTGGTTatgcagcagcagcaccagcagttcctagagaagcagaagcagcagcagatgcAGCTGGGCAAG ATCCTTACCAAGACGGGGGAGCTGCCAAGGCAGCCCACCACCCACCccgaggagacagaggaggagctgACAGAGCAGCAAGAGGccttgctgggggagggggcccTGACCATGCCCCGGGAAGGCTCCACAGAGAGCGAGAGCACCCAGGAAGAcctagaagaggaggaggatgaagaggaggaagacgaAGACTGCATTCAGGTCAAGGATGAGGAAGACGAGAGTGGTCCTGATGAGGGCCCCGACTTAGAGGAGTCCAATGCTGGTTACAAAAAG TTGTTCACAGATGCCCAGCAGCTACAGCCCCTGCAGGTGTACCAGGCACCCCTCAGCCTGGCCACTGTGCCTCATCAGGCCCTGGGCCGCACCCAGTCCTCACCTGCTGCTCCTGGGAGCATGAAGAGCCCCCCAGACCAGCCCACTAAGCACCCCTTCACCACAG GTGTGGTCTATGACACGTTCATGCTGAAGCACCAGTGCACGTGCgggaacacacatgtacacccggAGCACGCCGGCCGCATCCAGAGCATCTGGTCCCGGCTGCAGGAAACTGGCCTGCTCAGCAAGTGTGAG CGGATCCGGGGTCGTAAAGCCACGCTGGATGAAATCCAGACAGTGCATTCTGAGTACCACACCCTGCTCTATGGGACCAGCCCCCTCAACCGGCAGAAGCTGGACAGCAAGAAACTGCTTG GCCCCATCAGCCAGAAGATGTACGCCATGCTGCCTTGTGGGGGCATTGGG GTGGACAGCGACACTGTGTGGAATGAGATGCACTCCTCCAGCGCTGTGCGAATGGCAGTGGGCTGCCTGGTAGAGCTGGCCTTCAAGGTGGCTGCAGGAGAGCTCAAG AATGGATTTGCCATCATCCGGCCCCCAGGACATCATGCTGAGGAGTCCACAGCCAT GGGATTCTGCTTCTTCAACTCCGTAGCCATCACAGCTAAACTCCTGCAACAGAAGCTGAATGTGGGCAAGGTGCTCATCGTGGACTGG GACATTCACCATGGCAACGGCACCCAGCAAGCATTCTACGATGACCCCTCTGTGCTCTACATCTCGCTGCATCGCTATGACAATGGGAACTTCTTCCCGGGCTCTGGGGCTCCTGAGGAG GTTGGTGGAGGGCCAGGCGTGGGGTACAATGTTAATGTGGCATGGACAGGAGGTGTGGATCCCCCCATTGGAGATGTGGAATACCTGACAGCCTTCAG GACAGTGGTGATGCCCATTGCCCACGAGTTCTCACCTGACGTCGTCCTAGTCTCCGCTGGGTTTGATGCTGTTGAAGGACATCTGTCTCCACTGGGTGGCTATTCTGTCACCGCCAGAT GTTTTGGCCACTTGACCAGGCAGCTCATGACACTGGCAGGGGGCCGGGTGGTGCTGGCCCTGGAGGGAGGCCACGACTTGACCGCCATCTGTGATGCCTCTGAGGCCTGTGTCTCGGCTCTGCTCAGCGTGGAG CTGCAGCCCTTGGATGAAGCAGTCTTGCAGCAGAAACCCAGCGTCAATGCAGTTGCCACACTAGAGAAAGTCATCGAGATCCAGA GCAAACACTGGAGCTGTGTACAGAGGTTCGCCACTGGTCTGGGTTGCTCTCTGCGGGAGGCTCAGACAGGTGAGACGGAGGAGGCCGAGACTGTGAGCGCAATGGCCCTGCTTTCCGTGGGGGCTGAGCAGGCCCAAGCTGTTGCCACTCAAGAGCATAGCCCCAG GCCAGCAGAGGAGCCCATGGAGCAGGAGCCTACCCTGTGA